In Streptomyces sp. NBC_01426, one genomic interval encodes:
- the dapA gene encoding 4-hydroxy-tetrahydrodipicolinate synthase, protein MAPISTPQTPFGRVLTAMITPFTADGALDLDGAQQLAVHLVDAGNDGLIINGTTGESPTTTDAEKNDLVRAVLEAVGDRAHVVAGIGTNDTRHTLELARQAEHTGAHGLLAVTPYYSKPPQEGLYRHFTAIADATELPVMLYDIPGRSGVPINTETLVRLAEHPRIVANKDAKGDLGRASWAIAQSGLAWYSGDDMLNLPLLSVGAVGFVSVVSHVVTPELRAMLDAHLGGDVQKATEIHQKLLPVFTGMFRTQGVITTKGALGLQGLPAGPLRLPLVELTAEETAQLKIDLAAGGVQL, encoded by the coding sequence ATGGCTCCGATCTCGACTCCGCAGACCCCCTTCGGGCGGGTCCTCACCGCCATGATCACGCCGTTCACGGCTGATGGCGCACTCGACCTCGACGGCGCGCAGCAGCTCGCCGTCCACCTGGTGGACGCAGGCAACGACGGCCTGATCATCAACGGCACCACCGGTGAGTCGCCGACCACCACCGACGCGGAGAAAAACGACCTCGTACGAGCCGTACTCGAAGCCGTCGGCGACCGCGCCCACGTGGTGGCGGGCATCGGCACCAACGACACCCGGCACACCCTCGAACTCGCCCGACAGGCGGAGCACACCGGCGCCCACGGCCTGCTCGCGGTGACGCCGTACTACAGCAAGCCGCCGCAGGAAGGCCTCTACCGGCACTTCACGGCGATCGCGGACGCCACCGAGCTGCCCGTCATGCTCTACGACATCCCCGGCCGCAGCGGTGTCCCGATCAACACCGAAACGCTCGTCCGGCTGGCCGAGCACCCCCGTATCGTTGCCAACAAGGACGCCAAGGGTGACCTGGGCCGCGCCAGCTGGGCCATCGCCCAGAGCGGTCTGGCCTGGTACTCCGGCGACGACATGCTGAACCTGCCCCTCCTGTCGGTCGGCGCGGTCGGATTCGTCTCCGTGGTCAGCCACGTGGTCACCCCCGAACTCCGCGCGATGCTCGACGCCCACCTGGGCGGCGACGTCCAGAAGGCCACCGAGATCCACCAGAAGCTGCTCCCCGTCTTCACCGGCATGTTCCGCACGCAGGGCGTCATCACCACCAAGGGCGCCCTCGGCCTGCAAGGACTTCCCGCCGGCCCGCTCCGGCTCCCGCTCGTCGAGCTGACCGCCGAAGAGACGGCGCAGCTCAAGATCGATCTTGCCGCCGGCGGGGTACAGCTCTGA
- a CDS encoding HAMP domain-containing protein has product MESGAAVRRTGTRPKGGRSRRSGTTEVDTAALNRLLTALVSMRDGNFRKRLTVSGEGVMAEIAAVYNEVADRNLHLTGELSRVRRMVGREGKLSERLETGACEGSWAAAIDASNQLVDDLARPVSEVGRVLSAVAEGDLDQRMELRTQTADGAGHPLRGEFLKVGRTVNNLVDQLSAFTDEVTRVALEVGTEGKLGGQAQVRGMSGSWKDLTDSVNTMAYRLTAQVRDIALVTTAVAKGDLSRKVTVHVAGEMLQLKNTVNTMVDQLSSFSSEVTRVAREVGTEGELGGQAKVPGVAGVWKDLTDSVNTMAGNLTAQVRGIAQVTTAVANGDLSQKVRVSARGEVAQLAETINQMTETLRTFADEVTRVASEVGAKGTLGGQAQVPGAAGTWKDLTDSVNTVFRNLTTQVRDIATVTTAVANGDLSQKVTVDVAGEMLELKNTVNTMVDQLQSFGAEVTRVAREVGVEGELGGQAQVPGAAGTWKDLTDSVNTAFRNLTGQVRNIAQVTTAVANGDLSQKVTVDVSGEMLQLKNTVNTMVDQLSSFADQVTRMARDVGTEGRLGGQARVEGVSGTWKELTDSVNFMAGNLTSQVRQIAQVTTAVARGDLSQKIDVDARGEILELKNTINTMVDQLSAFAEQVTRVARDVGTEGRLGGQAQVPGVAGVWRDLTDSVNGMAGNLTSQVRNIAQVATAVARGDLSQKIDVDARGEILELKNTLNTMVDQLSNFAEQVTRVAREVGTEGILGGQAEVKGVSGTWKDLTQSVNFMANNLTSQVRNIAEVTTAVAMGDLSKKITVDAKGEILELVTTVNTMVDQLSSFAEQVTRVAREVGTEGILGGQARVRGVTGIWKDLSDNVNTMAGNLTAQVRGIAQVSAAVANGDLTKKVTVEARGEVAQLADTVNTMVKTLSSFADEVTRVAREVGTEGRLGGQAHVPGVSGTWKDLTDSVNFMASNLTGQVRQIAMVTTAIAKGDMTKKIDIDARGEILELKTTINTMVDQLSSFADQVTRVAREVGTEGILGGQARVRDVDGTWRDLTESVNEMAGNLTRQVRAIAAVATAVTRGDLSLKVDVDAAGEIQVLQDNINTMIVNLRDTTLANKEQDWLKGNLARISALMQGRRELDDVASLIMSELTPVVSAQHGAFFLALPAGGTTEIGTEGGADGSYELRMRGSYAYAGGLMPISFRPGEGLIGTVAEEKRTILVENTPPGYLKISSGLGEAPPAHVIVLPVLFEGKVLGVIELASFTPFTQIQKDFLSQIAEMIGTSVNTISVNSKTEMLLKQSQEMTEQLRERSDELENRQKALQAANAELEEKAELLAQQNRDIEVKNTEIEEARQVLEERAEQLAVSMRYKSEFLANMSHELRTPLNSLLILAKLLADNADENLSPKQVEFAETIHGAGSDLLQLINDILDLSKVEAGKMDVSPTRIALVQLVDYVEATFRPLTAEKGLDFSVRVSPELPATLHTDEQRLLQVLRNLLSNAVKFTDGGAVELVIRPAGADVPTAIREQLLEAGSLREADADLIAFSVTDTGIGIAASKMLVIFEAFKQADGTTSRKYGGTGLGLSISREIARLLGGEIHAASEPGRGSTFTLYLPLHPSELPPQGYAPPAPGGARGEYRRPVEEARPAPALPAAPAPAPQAQDRPALPAAEVGGGGQQSGPASLFRRRRKSLSDLEPRTKVPGQSDTQGADDGWGGAEDELPVVPRKYDFHGEKVLIVDDDVRNVFALTSVLEQHGLSVLYAENGREGIEVLEQHDDVTVVLMDIMMPEMDGYATTSAIRRMPQFAGLPIIALTAKAMQGDREKAIDSGASDYVTKPVEPDYLLSVMEQWMRGK; this is encoded by the coding sequence GTGGAGTCTGGCGCAGCGGTGCGGCGTACGGGAACGCGCCCCAAGGGGGGACGCTCCCGGCGCAGCGGTACGACGGAAGTCGATACCGCCGCTCTGAACAGGCTGCTCACGGCCCTGGTGTCGATGCGGGACGGGAACTTCCGCAAGCGGCTGACGGTGTCCGGCGAGGGCGTGATGGCGGAGATCGCCGCCGTCTACAACGAGGTCGCCGACCGGAATCTGCACCTGACCGGGGAGCTGTCCCGGGTCCGGCGCATGGTGGGCCGCGAGGGGAAGCTCAGCGAACGGCTGGAAACAGGCGCCTGTGAGGGCTCCTGGGCGGCCGCGATCGACGCCTCGAACCAGTTGGTCGACGACCTGGCCCGGCCGGTGTCCGAGGTGGGTCGGGTGCTGTCGGCGGTGGCCGAGGGCGACCTGGACCAGCGGATGGAGTTGCGGACGCAGACGGCCGACGGGGCCGGGCATCCGCTGCGCGGGGAGTTCCTCAAGGTCGGGCGCACGGTCAACAACCTGGTCGACCAGCTGTCCGCGTTCACCGACGAGGTGACCCGTGTGGCGCTGGAGGTGGGCACCGAGGGCAAGCTCGGTGGTCAGGCCCAGGTGCGCGGGATGTCCGGGTCCTGGAAGGACCTGACCGATTCCGTCAACACGATGGCGTACCGGCTCACCGCCCAGGTGCGTGACATTGCTCTCGTCACGACGGCGGTCGCGAAGGGCGACCTGTCGCGCAAGGTCACCGTGCACGTGGCCGGCGAGATGCTCCAGCTGAAGAACACCGTGAACACGATGGTGGACCAGCTGTCGTCGTTCTCCTCCGAGGTGACCCGCGTCGCCCGCGAGGTGGGCACCGAGGGCGAGCTCGGTGGCCAGGCGAAGGTGCCCGGGGTCGCGGGCGTGTGGAAGGACCTGACCGACTCCGTCAACACGATGGCGGGGAACCTGACCGCCCAGGTGCGGGGGATCGCCCAGGTGACGACGGCGGTCGCGAACGGCGACCTGTCGCAGAAGGTGCGGGTCAGCGCGCGCGGCGAGGTGGCGCAGCTGGCCGAAACGATCAACCAGATGACCGAGACGCTGCGGACCTTCGCCGACGAGGTCACACGCGTGGCCAGCGAGGTCGGGGCCAAGGGAACGCTCGGCGGTCAGGCGCAGGTGCCGGGTGCCGCGGGTACGTGGAAGGACCTCACCGACTCGGTGAACACGGTCTTCCGCAACCTCACCACGCAGGTGCGGGACATCGCGACGGTGACGACGGCGGTGGCCAACGGCGATCTGTCGCAGAAGGTCACGGTCGACGTGGCCGGCGAGATGCTGGAGTTGAAGAACACCGTCAACACGATGGTGGACCAGCTCCAGTCCTTCGGCGCGGAAGTGACGCGTGTGGCCCGTGAGGTCGGCGTGGAGGGCGAGCTGGGCGGTCAGGCGCAGGTGCCGGGTGCCGCGGGTACGTGGAAGGACCTCACCGACTCGGTGAACACCGCCTTCCGCAACCTCACCGGGCAGGTCCGCAACATCGCCCAGGTGACGACGGCGGTGGCCAACGGCGACCTGTCGCAGAAGGTCACCGTGGACGTCTCCGGCGAGATGCTCCAGCTGAAGAACACCGTGAACACGATGGTGGACCAGCTGTCCTCGTTCGCGGACCAGGTCACGCGGATGGCGCGGGACGTGGGCACGGAGGGCCGGCTCGGCGGTCAGGCGCGGGTCGAGGGGGTGTCCGGCACCTGGAAGGAACTCACCGACTCGGTCAACTTCATGGCCGGCAACCTCACGTCCCAGGTGCGGCAGATCGCCCAGGTGACCACGGCGGTGGCGCGCGGTGATCTGTCGCAGAAGATCGACGTGGACGCCCGGGGCGAGATCCTGGAGCTGAAGAACACCATCAACACGATGGTCGACCAGCTCTCGGCGTTCGCGGAGCAGGTGACCCGGGTGGCCCGGGACGTGGGCACCGAGGGCCGGCTCGGCGGTCAGGCGCAGGTGCCCGGCGTGGCCGGCGTGTGGCGCGACCTGACCGACTCGGTGAACGGCATGGCCGGGAACCTGACCTCGCAGGTGCGCAACATCGCGCAGGTCGCCACGGCGGTGGCGCGCGGTGATCTGTCGCAGAAGATCGACGTGGACGCCCGGGGCGAGATCCTGGAGCTGAAGAACACCCTCAACACGATGGTCGACCAGCTCTCCAACTTTGCGGAGCAGGTGACCCGCGTCGCCCGCGAGGTGGGCACGGAGGGCATCCTCGGCGGCCAGGCGGAGGTGAAGGGTGTCTCGGGCACCTGGAAGGACCTCACGCAGTCCGTCAACTTCATGGCGAACAACCTGACCTCGCAGGTGCGCAACATCGCCGAGGTGACCACGGCGGTCGCCATGGGCGACCTGTCGAAGAAGATCACGGTCGATGCCAAGGGCGAGATCCTGGAGCTCGTCACCACCGTGAACACGATGGTGGACCAGCTGTCCTCCTTCGCGGAGCAGGTGACGCGGGTGGCGCGCGAGGTGGGCACCGAGGGCATCCTCGGCGGCCAGGCCCGGGTGCGGGGCGTGACCGGCATCTGGAAGGACCTCAGCGACAACGTCAACACCATGGCCGGGAACCTGACGGCGCAGGTGCGCGGGATCGCGCAGGTCTCGGCGGCGGTCGCCAACGGCGATCTGACGAAGAAGGTCACGGTCGAGGCGCGCGGCGAGGTCGCGCAGCTCGCGGACACCGTGAACACGATGGTCAAGACGCTGTCCTCGTTCGCCGACGAGGTGACGCGGGTGGCCCGCGAGGTGGGCACCGAGGGGCGGCTGGGCGGCCAGGCGCACGTGCCCGGCGTATCGGGGACGTGGAAGGACCTCACCGACTCGGTGAACTTCATGGCGTCCAACCTCACCGGTCAGGTACGGCAGATCGCCATGGTCACGACCGCCATCGCCAAGGGCGACATGACCAAGAAGATCGACATCGATGCCCGGGGCGAGATCCTGGAGCTCAAGACGACCATCAACACGATGGTCGACCAGCTGTCCTCCTTCGCCGACCAGGTGACCCGGGTCGCCCGTGAGGTGGGCACCGAGGGCATCCTCGGCGGCCAGGCGCGCGTGCGCGACGTGGACGGCACCTGGCGGGACCTGACCGAGTCCGTGAACGAGATGGCCGGGAACCTGACCCGGCAGGTGCGGGCGATCGCGGCCGTGGCCACCGCGGTGACCCGCGGGGACCTGAGCCTGAAGGTCGACGTGGACGCGGCCGGTGAGATCCAGGTCCTCCAGGACAACATCAACACGATGATCGTGAACCTGCGCGACACCACCTTGGCCAACAAGGAGCAGGACTGGCTCAAGGGCAACCTGGCCCGGATCTCGGCGCTGATGCAGGGGCGCCGGGAGCTGGACGACGTGGCTTCGCTGATCATGAGCGAACTGACCCCGGTGGTCTCCGCGCAGCACGGCGCCTTCTTCCTGGCGCTGCCGGCCGGGGGGACCACCGAGATCGGGACGGAGGGCGGCGCGGACGGCTCGTACGAGCTGCGGATGCGCGGGAGTTACGCGTACGCGGGCGGCCTGATGCCGATCTCCTTCCGGCCGGGGGAGGGGTTGATCGGGACGGTCGCGGAGGAGAAGCGGACGATCCTCGTCGAGAACACCCCGCCCGGCTACCTGAAGATCTCCTCGGGTCTGGGCGAGGCGCCGCCGGCGCACGTGATCGTGCTGCCGGTGCTGTTCGAGGGGAAGGTGCTCGGTGTGATCGAGCTGGCCTCCTTCACCCCGTTCACGCAGATCCAGAAGGACTTCCTGAGCCAGATCGCCGAGATGATCGGCACGAGTGTCAACACCATCAGCGTCAACTCCAAGACGGAGATGCTGCTGAAGCAGTCGCAGGAGATGACCGAGCAACTGCGAGAGCGCTCCGACGAGTTGGAGAACCGGCAGAAGGCGCTCCAGGCGGCGAACGCCGAGTTGGAGGAGAAGGCGGAGCTGCTGGCCCAGCAGAACCGCGACATCGAGGTGAAGAACACCGAGATCGAGGAGGCCCGGCAGGTCCTGGAGGAGCGCGCCGAGCAGCTCGCGGTGTCGATGCGGTACAAGTCCGAGTTCCTGGCGAACATGTCGCACGAGCTGCGGACCCCGCTCAACTCCCTGTTGATCCTGGCGAAGCTGCTGGCGGACAACGCGGACGAGAACCTGTCGCCGAAGCAGGTGGAGTTCGCGGAGACCATCCACGGCGCGGGTTCCGACCTGCTGCAACTGATCAACGACATCCTCGACCTGTCGAAGGTCGAGGCCGGGAAGATGGACGTCTCGCCGACCCGGATCGCGTTGGTCCAGCTCGTGGACTACGTGGAGGCCACCTTCCGGCCGCTGACCGCGGAGAAGGGCCTGGACTTCTCGGTACGGGTCTCCCCGGAGCTCCCGGCGACCCTGCACACCGACGAGCAGCGGTTGCTCCAGGTGTTGCGCAACCTGCTGTCCAACGCGGTGAAGTTCACCGACGGCGGGGCGGTGGAACTGGTGATCCGGCCCGCCGGCGCGGACGTGCCGACGGCGATCCGGGAGCAGTTGCTGGAGGCGGGATCGCTGCGCGAGGCGGACGCGGACCTGATCGCGTTCTCGGTGACCGACACCGGGATCGGGATCGCGGCGAGCAAGATGCTGGTGATCTTCGAGGCGTTCAAGCAGGCGGACGGCACCACCAGCAGGAAGTACGGAGGCACGGGGCTCGGACTGTCCATCAGCCGGGAGATCGCCCGCCTGCTGGGCGGTGAGATCCACGCGGCCAGCGAGCCCGGCCGCGGGTCGACCTTCACCCTGTACCTGCCGCTGCACCCGAGCGAACTGCCGCCGCAGGGGTACGCCCCGCCGGCGCCCGGTGGCGCGCGCGGGGAGTACCGCAGGCCGGTCGAGGAGGCGCGGCCCGCTCCGGCGCTGCCGGCGGCGCCCGCGCCCGCACCGCAGGCCCAGGACCGGCCGGCGCTGCCGGCGGCCGAGGTGGGCGGGGGCGGGCAGCAGAGCGGCCCGGCCTCGCTGTTCCGACGGCGCCGCAAGTCGCTGAGCGACCTGGAGCCGCGGACGAAGGTTCCCGGGCAGTCCGACACCCAGGGCGCCGACGACGGCTGGGGCGGCGCCGAGGACGAACTCCCGGTGGTGCCGCGGAAGTACGACTTCCATGGCGAGAAGGTGCTCATCGTCGACGACGACGTGCGCAACGTCTTCGCGTTGACCAGCGTCCTGGAACAGCACGGGCTGTCGGTGCTGTACGCGGAGAACGGGCGGGAGGGCATCGAGGTCCTGGAGCAGCACGACGACGTCACGGTCGTGCTGATGGACATCATGATGCCGGAGATGGACGGGTACGCCACGACCTCGGCGATCCGGCGGATGCCGCAGTTCGCGGGTCTGCCGATCATCGCGCTGACGGCGAAGGCGATGCAGGGCGACCGGGAGAAGGCGATCGATTCCGGCGCTTCCGACTACGTCACCAAGCCGGTTGAACCCGATTACCTGCTGTCGGTGATGGAGCAGTGGATGCGTGGAAAGTGA
- a CDS encoding SpoIIE family protein phosphatase, translating into MGTAKVSNLAPDVQPRRRSLVITARAAASFDPLGRSVAAARAFVRDTLHGWGFADIVDDAVVLTSELVTNAVVHAGTRAEVLCLRAEDGVRVEVADRYPERELPLQHPGERPYADPDRENGRGLMLCAALATRWGVEYTATHKHVWFRLDLPDRPVGTRSAGPVVPDQLLPLADSRVRVAVLQVDAADTVSAWNEDAEHIFGHPSEKAVGRPLAELAAWPQTPGTGTGIAEALRLSRWEGSYGIRGADGRVIPVYASHLRVRDAHGEPSIVCLLVHDDERALLQSPLRVPSDGAQLNEPRLPDPFEMFIGSPAPDDLDGLLQRTVERARDMLDADAAFLLLATDDETELEVRATTGLPSTRQRFARVPVEAGTNRYGSARMPAVHDDLSAVPGAVPLLEATGMRSVVTVPLKVEGRLTGSLGVATEYPGRYSNEDALRLQFAADRIALAVESARLGELERLRRGSLSFLVEASDLLAGTLDRDQTLALMAQMTVPTLATWCAVYTIADQTSDPYLSYVLHEDEERIDGLKDLLSQVSPPEPVREAGARPWPDASLTVGGETVVLPLLARNRVIGMLTLGRPSEEHFRQEILELADDLSRRAALALDNARLYSERTAISRSLQRSLLPPGSPAIPGMEVEVIYRAAGEGNEVGGDFYDVFPIRPGVYGFAIGDVCGTGPEAAAVTGLARHALRLLAREGLGGPAVLERLNAAILDEGARSRFLTLLYGELHPQPNGGALMKVVCAGHPLPLRLRPNGEVTPAADPQPLLGVMDDLELYEQTLTLDPGDVLLCVTDGITERREGTRMLGDDGLTEVLTTCTGLTAGAVASRVLRAVERFAAEPASDDMAILTFRVPQQREGE; encoded by the coding sequence ATGGGAACCGCGAAGGTAAGTAACCTGGCACCCGATGTCCAACCGCGTCGAAGGAGTCTTGTGATCACGGCACGGGCGGCTGCCAGTTTCGATCCTCTAGGGCGTTCGGTCGCCGCTGCCCGCGCGTTCGTCCGCGACACCCTCCACGGCTGGGGCTTCGCGGACATCGTCGACGACGCGGTGGTGCTCACCAGCGAACTCGTGACCAACGCCGTGGTCCACGCCGGGACCCGGGCCGAGGTCCTGTGCCTGCGCGCCGAGGACGGCGTGCGCGTCGAGGTCGCCGACAGATACCCGGAGCGTGAACTCCCGCTCCAGCACCCCGGAGAGCGCCCGTACGCCGATCCCGACCGCGAGAACGGCCGCGGCCTCATGTTGTGCGCCGCCCTCGCCACCCGGTGGGGAGTCGAGTACACGGCCACGCACAAGCACGTGTGGTTCCGGCTGGACCTCCCGGACCGTCCGGTCGGTACCCGATCCGCAGGGCCCGTGGTCCCCGATCAGCTGCTGCCGCTCGCGGACAGCCGGGTCCGTGTCGCCGTCCTCCAGGTCGACGCCGCCGACACCGTCTCCGCGTGGAACGAGGACGCCGAGCACATCTTCGGGCATCCCTCCGAGAAGGCCGTCGGGCGCCCGCTCGCCGAGCTCGCGGCCTGGCCGCAGACTCCCGGCACGGGTACGGGTATCGCCGAGGCCCTGCGGCTGTCCCGCTGGGAGGGCAGTTACGGGATCCGCGGCGCCGACGGTCGTGTCATCCCCGTCTACGCCTCGCACTTGCGGGTCCGTGACGCCCACGGCGAACCGTCCATCGTCTGTCTGCTCGTGCACGACGACGAACGCGCCCTGCTCCAGAGCCCCTTGCGCGTCCCTTCCGACGGCGCCCAGCTCAACGAGCCGCGACTGCCGGACCCCTTCGAGATGTTCATCGGTTCACCGGCCCCCGACGACCTCGACGGACTGCTCCAGCGCACTGTCGAACGCGCCCGCGACATGCTCGACGCGGATGCGGCGTTCCTGCTGCTCGCGACCGACGACGAAACGGAGTTGGAGGTCCGTGCCACCACCGGACTCCCTTCGACCCGTCAGCGGTTCGCCCGTGTTCCGGTCGAGGCGGGCACCAACCGGTACGGTTCGGCCCGCATGCCTGCCGTCCATGACGACCTTTCTGCGGTCCCGGGCGCCGTCCCGCTGCTGGAGGCCACCGGCATGCGGTCGGTGGTCACCGTCCCGCTCAAGGTCGAAGGACGGCTGACCGGTTCGCTGGGCGTGGCCACCGAGTACCCGGGCCGCTACTCCAACGAGGACGCCCTGCGGCTGCAGTTCGCCGCGGACCGGATCGCCCTCGCCGTGGAATCGGCCCGCCTGGGCGAACTCGAGCGTCTGCGTCGCGGTTCCCTCTCCTTCCTCGTCGAGGCCTCCGACCTGCTGGCCGGCACCCTCGACCGGGACCAGACCCTGGCCCTCATGGCCCAGATGACGGTTCCGACCCTGGCGACCTGGTGCGCCGTCTACACGATCGCCGACCAGACCTCCGATCCGTACCTCTCGTACGTGCTCCACGAGGACGAGGAACGCATCGACGGGCTCAAGGACCTGCTCTCGCAGGTCAGTCCGCCCGAGCCGGTCCGTGAGGCGGGTGCCCGGCCGTGGCCCGATGCGTCCTTGACGGTGGGCGGCGAAACGGTCGTCCTGCCCCTGCTGGCCCGCAACCGTGTCATCGGGATGCTCACGCTCGGCCGGCCGAGCGAGGAACACTTCCGTCAGGAGATCCTCGAACTCGCCGACGACCTGTCCCGCAGGGCGGCTCTCGCCCTGGACAACGCGCGCCTGTACTCCGAGCGCACCGCCATCAGCCGTTCCCTCCAGCGCAGTCTCCTGCCGCCCGGCTCCCCGGCGATCCCCGGTATGGAGGTCGAGGTCATCTACCGTGCGGCGGGCGAGGGCAACGAGGTCGGCGGTGACTTCTACGACGTCTTCCCGATCCGCCCCGGCGTGTACGGCTTCGCCATCGGTGACGTCTGCGGTACCGGCCCGGAGGCGGCCGCGGTCACGGGTCTCGCCCGGCACGCCCTGCGCCTCCTGGCCCGCGAGGGCCTGGGCGGCCCGGCCGTCCTGGAGCGCCTGAACGCGGCCATCCTCGACGAGGGCGCCCGCAGCCGCTTCCTCACCCTGCTGTACGGGGAACTCCATCCCCAGCCCAATGGCGGCGCCTTGATGAAGGTGGTCTGCGCGGGTCATCCGCTGCCGCTGCGCCTGCGCCCGAACGGCGAGGTCACCCCCGCCGCGGACCCGCAGCCGCTGCTCGGTGTCATGGACGACCTGGAGCTCTACGAGCAGACCCTCACGCTGGATCCGGGGGATGTCCTCCTCTGTGTCACGGACGGCATCACCGAGCGCCGCGAGGGGACGCGCATGCTCGGCGACGACGGCCTCACCGAGGTCCTCACCACGTGTACGGGTCTCACCGCGGGCGCGGTGGCCTCACGTGTCCTGCGTGCCGTGGAACGCTTCGCCGCCGAGCCCGCCTCGGACGACATGGCCATCCTCACCTTCCGGGTACCGCAGCAGCGCGAAGGCGAGTGA
- a CDS encoding ribonuclease J, translated as MSHPHPELGPPPKLPKGGLRVTPLGGLGEIGRNMTVFEFDGRLLIVDCGVLFPEEEQPGIDLILPDFSSIRDRLDDIEGIVLTHGHEDHIGAVPYLLREKPDIPLIGSKLTLALIEAKLQEHRIRPYTLEVKEGERENLGPFDCEFIAVNHSIPDALAVAIRTGAGMVVCTGDFKMDQLPLDKRLTDLHAFARLSEEGIDLLLSDSTNAEVPGFVPPEREISNVLRTVFANAHNRIIVASFASHVHRIQQILDAAHEYGRRVAFVGRSMVRNMGIARDLGYLKVPPGLVVDVKTLDDLPAHEVVLVCTGSQGEPMAALSRMANRDHQIRIVPGDTVILASSLIPGNENAVYRVINGLTRWGANVVHKGNAKVHVSGHASAGELLYFYNICKPRNLMPVHGEWRHLRANAELGAMTGVPKDRIVIAEDGVVVDLIDGKARISGKVQAGYVYVDGLSVGDVTEASLKDRRILGDEGIISVYVVVDSTTGKVVSGPNIQARGSGIEDSAFTAVLPKIEEAIARAGADGVAEPHQIQQLIRRTMGKWVSDGYRRRPMILPVVVEV; from the coding sequence TTGAGCCATCCGCATCCTGAACTGGGCCCGCCGCCGAAGCTCCCCAAGGGCGGCCTCCGGGTCACCCCCCTGGGCGGCCTCGGCGAGATCGGCCGCAACATGACCGTCTTCGAGTTCGACGGTCGCCTGCTGATCGTCGACTGCGGCGTCCTCTTCCCCGAAGAGGAGCAGCCGGGCATCGACCTGATCCTGCCGGACTTCTCGTCCATCCGGGATCGCCTCGACGACATCGAGGGCATCGTGCTCACGCACGGTCACGAGGACCACATCGGCGCCGTCCCCTACCTCCTCCGGGAGAAGCCGGACATCCCGCTGATCGGCTCCAAGCTGACGCTCGCCCTGATCGAGGCGAAGCTCCAGGAGCACCGCATCCGCCCCTACACCCTTGAGGTGAAGGAAGGCGAGCGCGAGAACCTGGGTCCCTTCGACTGCGAGTTCATCGCGGTCAACCACTCCATCCCGGACGCGCTGGCCGTGGCCATCCGCACCGGCGCCGGCATGGTGGTGTGCACCGGCGACTTCAAGATGGACCAGCTGCCGCTGGACAAGCGCCTCACCGACCTGCACGCCTTCGCGCGTCTGAGCGAGGAGGGCATCGACCTCCTCCTCTCGGACTCGACGAACGCCGAGGTCCCGGGATTCGTCCCGCCCGAGCGCGAGATCTCCAACGTCCTGCGCACGGTCTTCGCGAACGCCCACAACCGGATCATCGTGGCGAGCTTCGCCAGCCACGTGCACCGCATCCAGCAGATCCTCGACGCGGCCCACGAGTACGGCCGCCGTGTGGCCTTCGTCGGTCGTTCGATGGTCCGCAACATGGGCATCGCCCGTGACCTGGGCTACCTGAAGGTCCCGCCGGGCCTGGTCGTGGACGTGAAGACCCTCGACGACCTGCCGGCCCACGAGGTCGTCCTGGTCTGCACGGGTTCCCAGGGCGAGCCCATGGCGGCCCTGTCCCGCATGGCGAACCGCGACCACCAGATCCGGATCGTCCCCGGCGACACGGTGATCCTGGCGTCGTCCCTGATCCCGGGCAACGAGAACGCGGTCTACCGCGTGATCAACGGCCTGACCCGATGGGGCGCCAACGTCGTACACAAGGGCAACGCCAAGGTGCACGTCTCCGGTCACGCCTCCGCAGGCGAGCTGCTGTACTTCTACAACATCTGCAAGCCGCGGAACCTGATGCCGGTCCACGGCGAGTGGCGCCACCTGCGCGCCAACGCCGAGCTCGGCGCGATGACGGGTGTCCCCAAGGACCGCATCGTCATCGCCGAGGACGGCGTGGTCGTCGACCTGATCGACGGCAAGGCCCGCATCTCGGGCAAGGTCCAGGCCGGCTACGTGTACGTGGACGGCCTCTCGGTCGGTGACGTCACCGAGGCCTCGCTCAAGGACCGCCGCATCCTCGGCGACGAGGGCATCATCTCGGTCTACGTGGTGGTCGACAGCACCACGGGCAAGGTCGTGAGCGGCCCGAACATCCAGGCCCGGGGCTCCGGCATCGAGGACTCGGCGTTCACCGCGGTCCTGCCGAAGATCGAGGAAGCCATCGCGCGCGCCGGCGCCGACGGCGTGGCCGAGCCGCACCAGATCCAGCAGCTCATCCGCCGCACCATGGGCAAGTGGGTCTCGGACGGCTACCGCCGCCGCCCGATGATCCTCCCGGTCGTCGTCGAGGTCTGA